Proteins encoded in a region of the Populus nigra chromosome 3, ddPopNigr1.1, whole genome shotgun sequence genome:
- the LOC133689375 gene encoding 2,3-bisphosphoglycerate-independent phosphoglycerate mutase-like, with product MGSAGQNAWKLADHPKLPKGKTIAMVVLDGWGEAKPDQYNCIHVADTPTMDSFKTTAPEKWRLIRAHGTAVGLPSEDDMGNSEVGHNALGAGRIFAQGAKLVDLALASGKIYDGEGFNYIKQSFDNGTLHLIGLLSDGGVHSRLDQLQLLLKGAAERGAKRIRVHFLTDGRDVLDGSSVGFVETLEKDLSNLREKAVDAQIASGGGRMYVTMDRYENDWTVVKRGWDAQVLGEAPYKFRSAVEAVKKLRAEPKANDQYLPPFVIVDESGNPVGPINDGDAVVTFNFRADRMTMLAKALEYADFDKFDRVRFPKIHYAGMLQYDGELKLPSQYLVTPPEIERTSGEYLVHNGVRTFACSETVKFGHVTFFWNGNRSGYFNEEMEEYVEIPSDVGITFNVQPKMKALEIAEKAREAILSGKFDQVRVNLPNGDMVGHTGDIEATVVACKAADGAVQMIIDAIEQVGGIYVITADHGNAEDMVKRDKSGKPLLDKSGKLQILTSHTLEPVPIAIGGPGLKAGVRFRNDVPTGGLANVAATVINLHGFEAPNDYEPTLIEVVDN from the exons ATGGGGAGCGCAGGACAGAACGCATGGAAATTGGCGGATCATCCTAAGCTTCCAAAGGGAAAGACTATCGCTATGGTGGTTTTGGATGGTTGGGGTGAGGCTAAACCCGATCAGTATAACTGTATCCATGTCGCCGATACTCCTACCATGGATTCCTTCAAAACT ACTGCCCCTGAAAAATGGAGATTGATTAGGGCCCATGGTACTGCTGTTGGGCTTCCAAGTGAGGATGACATGGGCAACAGTGAAGTTGGTCACAACGCTCTTGGTGCTGGTCGCATCTTTGCTCAGGG AGCGAAGCTTGTTGATCTTGCTCTTGCCTCTGGAAAAATCTATGACGGGGAGGGAtttaattacattaaacaatctTTCGACAATGGCACATTGCATCTCATTGGACTATTGAGCGATGGTGGAGTGCACTCAAGGCTTGATCAGTTGCAG TTGTTGCTGAAAGGTGCTGCTGAACGCGGTGCTAAAAGAATCCGTGTTCACTTTCTTACTGATGGCCGTGATGTTTTAGACGGGTCAAGTGTTGGCTTTGTGGAGACTCTTGAGAAAGACCTGTCAAATTTACGTGAGAAAGCTGTTGATGCACAAATTGCATCTGGTGGTGGGCGCATGTATGTCACAATGGACCGCTATGAG AATGATTGGACTGTGGTGAAACGAGGATGGGATGCCCAAGTACTTGGTGAAGCCCCATACAAGTTTAGAAGTGCTGTTGAAGCCGTCAAGAAACTGAGAGCAGAACCCAAGGCGAATGACCAGTACTTACCTCCTTTTGTCATTGTTGATGAGAGTGGAAATCCCGTGGGACCAATTAATGATGGTGATGCTGTTGTCACTTTCAACTTCCGAGCAGATCGCATGACTATGCTTGCTAAGGCTCTTGAATATGCGGATTTTGACAAATTTGATCGCGTTCGATTCCCTAAAATTCATTATGCTGGAATGCTTCAATATGATGGTGAGTTGAAGCTTCCAAGCCAATACCTCGTTACTCCTCCTGAGATAGAAAGGACATCTGGTGAATACTTGGTGCATAATGGTGTTCGCACCTTTGCTTGCAG TGAGACTGTTAAATTTGGCCATGTCACTTTCTTTTGGAATGGAAATCGTTCTGGTTATTTCAATGAAGAAATGGAGGAATATGTGGAGATTCCAAGTGATGTTGGAATTACATTCAATGTCCAACCTAAGATGAAGGCATTAGAGATTGCTGAAAAGGCAAGGGAGGCCATCCTTAGCGGCAAATTTGACCAG GTTCGTGTCAATCTACCAAATGGTGACATGGTGGGACATACAGGAGACATTGAGGCCACTGTAGTGGCTTGCAAGGCTGCTGATGGTGCTGTTCAG ATGATCATCGATGCAATAGAGCAAGTTGGTGGAATCTATGTAATTACTGCTGATCATGGCAATGCTGAAGACATGGTTAAGAGGGACAAGTCTGGTAAACCCCTTTTGGATAAAAGTGGCAAACTCCAGATACTCACTTCTCACACTCTTGAACCA GTGCCTATTGCAATTGGAGGCCCTGGATTGAAAGCTGGTGTCAGGTTCCGCAATGATGTTCCCACTGGTGGACTTGCCAATGTAGCAGCAACTGTGATCAATCTTCATGGATTTGAGGCTCCTAACGACTATGAGCCCACCCTCATTGAAGTTGTCGATAACTAG